One window of the Pieris brassicae chromosome 2, ilPieBrab1.1, whole genome shotgun sequence genome contains the following:
- the LOC123717558 gene encoding hippocampus abundant transcript 1 protein — translation MTPTKTTTTEVEMVIRNRKTVVKDGIMTMSGIGEPSVFHALVVIFLEFFAWGLLTMPIISVLNATFPDHTFLMNGLIMGIKGILSFLSAPLIGALSDVWGRKFFLLVTVFFTCAPIPLMTLNTWWFFAMISLSGVFAVTFSIVFAYVADVTTEDERSRAYGLVSATFAASMVISPALGAYLMDLYGEALVVVAATAVAVLDVFFIMVAVPESLPEKVRPSGWGPAISWEQADPFAALRKVGADRTVLMLCVAVFLSYLPEAGQYSCIFVYLKLVMGFGVVQVAIFIAIVGVLSIAVQVVLGYLMKSLGAKHTIMVGLLFEMLQLMWYGFGSRTWMMWAAGVLAALGSLTYPAISAYVSVNSRADRQGVVQGMVTGVRGLCNGLGPAMFGVIFYLFHVDLNEEHALAGIDGRPDDDKYIRIVPGPPFVLGALLVICALLVAAFLPEDNVIAVRRTSPDLRFEIEHGRRVAGPLSPLMAPESAAL, via the coding sequence ATGACGCCCACAAAGACTACAACAACTGAAGTAGAAATGGTGATACGAAATAGAAAAACTGTTGTTAAAGACGGGATTATGACAATGTCTGGAATCGGCGAGCCTTCGGTGTTCCATGCGTTAGTAGTGATATTTTTGGAATTCTTCGCATGGGGATTGTTGACTATGCCGATAATATCAGTCTTAAATGCGACGTTCCCGGATCACACTTTTCTAATGAATGGACTTATCATGGGTATCAAAGGAATTTTGTCCTTTTTGTCAGCTCCTCTAATTGGCGCTTTATCTGACGTGTGGGGACGGAAGTTTTTCCTACTAGTAACAGTCTTCTTCACTTGTGCGCCAATTCCGTTGATGACGTTAAATACCTGGTGGTTCTTTGCCATGATCAGCTTAAGTGGAGTATTTGCAGTAACCTTTTCGATAGTATTCGCTTATGTTGCTGATGTAACAACTGAAGATGAGCGTTCACGAGCCTATGGATTGGTATCTGCTACTTTTGCTGCGAGTATGGTAATATCACCTGCACTTGGTGCTTATTTGATGGACTTATATGGCGAGGCACTTGTCGTCGTAGCAGCAACTGCAGTCGCCGTTCTGGACGTCTTTTTTATCATGGTGGCAGTTCCTGAGAGTCTCCCTGAGAAAGTTAGACCAAGTGGCTGGGGGCCTGCTATAAGCTGGGAGCAGGCTGACCCATTTGCTGCTCTAAGGAAAGTCGGCGCAGATCGCACTGTACTGATGTTGTGCGTAGCTGTATTCCTATCGTACTTGCCTGAAGCTGGGCAGTATTCTTgcatatttgtgtatttgaaATTAGTTATGGGATTTGGTGTTGTGCAAGTGGCAATATTTATTGCAATTGTTGGTGTTCTCAGTATTGCTGTGCAAGTGGTACTTGGATACCTAATGAAATCACTTGGTGCAAAGCATACAATAATGGTTGGACTCTTATTTGAGATGCTACAACTAATGTGGTACGGGTTTGGTAGCCGCACGTGGATGATGTGGGCTGCAGGAGTATTAGCTGCACTAGGATCACTTACATATCCAGCAATTAGTGCCTATGTTTCTGTAAACAGTAGAGCTGATAGGCAAGGAGTTGTACAAGGAATGGTCACAGGAGTGAGAGGCCTCTGCAATGGTCTGGGACCCGCCATGTTTGGAGTGATATTCTACTTGTTTCATGTAGATCTTAATGAAGAGCATGCCCTTGCAGGAATTGATGGCCGACCTGATGATGACAAGTACATTAGAATTGTTCCAGGGCCACCTTTTGTATTAGGTGCATTGCTGGTAATTTGTGCCCTTCTAGTTGCAGCATTTTTACCAGAAGATAATGTAATTGCTGTACGACGAACTTCACCGGATTTACGTTTTGAAATTGAACATGGACGGCGTGTAGCTGGCCCTTTGTCACCTTTAATGGCTCCAGAGTCAGCAGCCCTCTAG